One part of the Mariniblastus fucicola genome encodes these proteins:
- the secD gene encoding protein translocase subunit SecD has translation MSDSILATNLSGMINLLAQANTSDVAQKASGEVSFFQSGTFGFLLLLAVMFLGWFLAKSISSSLRLPEYRSRLMLAIMPIMLGGLLIYSGWPPRFGVDLRGGMNMVGSLNLAGFPEENRPKVQDIIDQLIKRVNPSGTMEIVIRPLGDDKIEVTIPDVTSAEADNIWQLLVSAGKLEFRIVGHGKFHEAEFNRAEEEAANGYRGKAILDEDGKKIAFWCPIARVELEPGQAVPAVIPYKYSPDSTQLFRDQNTGNIVSFRNMPLSRDQDLHGADFARYCEENGIRPQILMIEPRPDENVEGSHLAVVSRGTDNTTGRPIVQFETTAEGAGQLGMLTGMNEPTPGGDKRLLGIVIDDKLHSAPSINSRISKRGIIEGDFTVKEIDDLVLKLQSGKMKAALNKNPISKNFVESLLGQELRSKGIWAIGVSLLLVLIFMVFYYRFAGIVAAISLVLNIILILAIVMAIQQPLTLTGLAGLVLTVGMSVDANVLIFERIREEMDRGSTLRMAIRNGFDKARTTIVDANVTTLITAIVLYTVGTEQVKGFAVTLILGILISMFTAIFCSRIIFDIAERKRWLTKLSMTRILDKKKFDFLSKIGLTGVMSALFIGLGIAGMFLLGSKLLDHDLRGGSTIRVVFDQPQEIEEIRETLKNKDLEVKGEKIEFSVASFGGADQDPADKDRIFRVDSNLPAWEGGPESEKWVQLDELMTELFPGKLKLHKVDVLSGAGADVGSWKTQSPVRTASWRSAPAVASILAGPTMMLQDEGAAEPSISADPETTEPQDENAEQSEPSTDEEDDKPVLTGGDLPVDEDPEVGNGGGLSFTTETAVKIDPPILGKSLRSEIVESARRLEMELEDEQIVLISDAILEGENADGTVSDSWTIKLNVPQEKDGAAIINKWSEDLNAQPYFPTSSKVGSQIAESMRVNAALAIIFSLIGIIAYIWARFQNIAFGLAAVVALLHDVLVVLGMIALSHYVFDMLGFSFLGIDKFKISLEIIAALLTVIGYSLNDTIVVFDRIREVRGKRKQITSDMINTSISQTLSRTILTSVTTFVVVFILYCFGGEAIHGFAFSLVVGVIVGTYSSIFIASPALLWLMNTIGLSPEPVDDEKKIAGQV, from the coding sequence ATGTCTGATTCAATTTTGGCTACCAACCTGTCCGGAATGATCAACCTGCTGGCTCAAGCCAACACTTCTGATGTTGCTCAAAAAGCCTCCGGTGAAGTCAGTTTCTTTCAGTCGGGAACTTTCGGATTCCTGTTGCTACTGGCCGTTATGTTTCTTGGCTGGTTTCTTGCCAAGTCGATTTCCAGTTCGCTGCGATTGCCGGAATACCGAAGTCGCCTGATGTTGGCAATTATGCCAATCATGCTTGGCGGTCTTTTGATCTATAGCGGCTGGCCGCCACGCTTCGGCGTCGACCTTCGTGGTGGTATGAATATGGTTGGCTCGCTGAATCTCGCCGGCTTCCCGGAAGAGAATCGTCCCAAAGTTCAGGACATCATCGACCAGTTGATCAAACGTGTGAATCCTTCGGGAACGATGGAAATTGTCATCCGTCCACTGGGCGATGACAAAATCGAAGTCACGATTCCGGACGTTACGTCGGCGGAAGCGGACAACATTTGGCAGCTGTTGGTTTCTGCGGGAAAGCTTGAGTTCCGAATCGTCGGGCACGGCAAGTTTCACGAAGCCGAGTTCAATCGAGCCGAGGAGGAAGCTGCCAACGGTTATCGAGGTAAAGCAATCCTCGACGAAGACGGCAAAAAGATCGCATTCTGGTGTCCGATCGCCCGTGTTGAACTCGAACCTGGCCAAGCCGTCCCTGCAGTAATCCCGTACAAGTATTCGCCGGACAGCACTCAGCTTTTCCGCGACCAGAACACGGGCAACATTGTTTCCTTTCGCAACATGCCGCTGTCTCGCGATCAGGATCTTCACGGTGCTGATTTCGCCCGATACTGCGAAGAAAACGGGATTCGTCCGCAGATTCTGATGATTGAACCGCGTCCCGATGAGAACGTCGAAGGTAGCCATTTGGCTGTCGTCTCACGCGGTACCGACAATACAACTGGTCGTCCGATCGTTCAGTTCGAAACAACGGCCGAAGGTGCTGGTCAGCTGGGAATGCTTACCGGTATGAACGAGCCAACTCCTGGCGGCGACAAGCGACTTCTGGGGATCGTGATCGATGACAAGCTTCACTCCGCTCCTTCGATCAACAGTCGAATTAGCAAACGCGGGATCATCGAAGGTGACTTCACGGTTAAAGAAATCGACGACCTCGTTTTGAAGCTGCAAAGCGGAAAGATGAAGGCGGCTCTGAACAAGAACCCGATCAGCAAGAACTTCGTCGAGTCTCTGCTTGGTCAGGAGCTTCGCTCGAAAGGTATCTGGGCGATCGGAGTTTCGCTGCTGTTGGTTTTGATCTTCATGGTGTTCTACTATCGCTTTGCGGGAATCGTTGCAGCGATCAGCCTTGTGCTGAACATCATCCTTATCCTTGCAATCGTGATGGCAATTCAGCAACCGCTGACGCTGACCGGTTTGGCAGGTTTGGTGCTGACGGTCGGTATGTCGGTTGATGCCAACGTACTGATTTTTGAACGTATTCGAGAAGAGATGGATCGTGGTTCGACGCTGAGAATGGCGATTCGAAACGGTTTCGACAAAGCCCGTACAACGATTGTGGATGCCAACGTGACCACATTGATCACGGCGATTGTTCTTTACACGGTTGGAACCGAGCAGGTGAAAGGATTCGCGGTAACGTTGATTCTCGGTATCCTGATTTCGATGTTCACGGCGATCTTCTGCTCGCGAATCATCTTCGATATCGCTGAGCGTAAACGTTGGTTGACGAAGCTCAGCATGACGCGAATTCTGGACAAGAAGAAATTCGACTTTCTCAGCAAGATCGGCTTGACTGGAGTTATGTCGGCTCTGTTCATCGGACTTGGGATTGCCGGAATGTTCCTGCTCGGATCAAAGCTGCTCGATCACGATTTGCGTGGTGGTTCAACCATTCGTGTCGTCTTCGATCAGCCACAGGAAATTGAAGAGATCCGGGAAACGCTCAAGAACAAAGATCTTGAAGTCAAAGGCGAGAAGATCGAGTTTTCTGTCGCCAGCTTTGGCGGCGCTGATCAGGATCCTGCTGACAAAGACAGAATTTTTCGAGTCGATAGCAACCTTCCCGCTTGGGAAGGTGGACCGGAATCCGAAAAATGGGTTCAGCTCGACGAGCTGATGACGGAACTTTTCCCCGGCAAGCTGAAGCTGCACAAAGTCGACGTGCTAAGCGGTGCAGGTGCTGATGTTGGAAGCTGGAAAACGCAGAGCCCAGTGCGAACTGCATCGTGGAGATCTGCCCCGGCAGTTGCTTCGATTTTGGCTGGTCCGACGATGATGCTGCAGGACGAAGGCGCTGCGGAGCCTTCGATTTCGGCTGATCCAGAAACAACAGAACCGCAGGATGAGAATGCTGAACAGTCGGAACCGTCAACTGACGAAGAAGACGACAAGCCTGTTCTTACTGGTGGAGATTTGCCCGTCGATGAAGATCCAGAAGTTGGCAACGGCGGCGGATTGTCTTTCACAACAGAGACTGCAGTGAAAATTGATCCTCCGATCCTTGGAAAGTCATTGCGATCAGAGATTGTTGAGTCGGCTCGGCGATTGGAGATGGAGCTTGAAGACGAGCAGATCGTTCTGATTTCGGACGCCATCCTTGAAGGTGAAAACGCAGACGGAACCGTTTCTGACAGTTGGACAATCAAGCTGAATGTCCCGCAGGAAAAAGATGGTGCTGCCATCATCAACAAATGGTCGGAAGATCTTAATGCACAGCCCTATTTTCCAACGTCCAGTAAGGTCGGTAGTCAGATCGCTGAATCGATGCGTGTTAACGCGGCGTTGGCAATCATCTTCAGCCTGATCGGAATCATCGCTTACATTTGGGCTCGATTCCAGAACATTGCGTTCGGGCTTGCTGCTGTGGTTGCTCTCCTGCACGACGTTTTGGTCGTGCTTGGAATGATTGCCCTGTCGCACTATGTTTTTGACATGCTCGGATTCAGTTTCCTTGGAATCGATAAGTTCAAAATCAGCCTCGAGATCATCGCGGCATTGTTGACCGTCATCGGTTACTCGCTGAACGATACGATCGTTGTGTTCGATCGTATTCGTGAAGTTCGCGGCAAACGAAAGCAGATCACGTCGGACATGATTAACACAAGCATCTCGCAAACGTTAAGCCGTACGATTCTGACTTCCGTGACCACGTTTGTGGTTGTGTTCATCCTCTACTGCTTCGGCGGCGAGGCGATCCACGGATTTGCATTCTCTCTGGTGGTCGGCGTTATCGTCGGTACTTACAGTTCGATCTTCATCGCATCCCCTGCTCTGCTGTGGTTGATGAACACGATTGGATTGTCGCCTGAGCCAGTTGACGACGAAAAGAAAATCGCTGGCCAGGTCTAG
- a CDS encoding NAD(+)/NADH kinase, with amino-acid sequence MQKSDDQQKFKVVLVGSGDRRPKVVHQAKELRPLIESVVDVVAEEFDYSENPGQMGADFAIVLGGDGSILRAATRMENDQIPVLGVNLGKLGFLADVNPRDIVAALQSIDCGKFQLVDHLMLQIEVLRGDETIASKTGLNEVAILGGPPFDIQQLDLAVDGIPATSYSCDGLIISTPVGSTAHNLSAGGPILRKDLQAFVISPISPHTLTVRPVVDSADRVYELVAANPNESACVVLDGQIVSKLQAGDRVRVSRAKSIFQLIEVSGNNYYRTLREKLGWGGEIKK; translated from the coding sequence ATGCAAAAATCAGACGACCAGCAAAAATTCAAAGTCGTCCTGGTCGGTTCCGGTGATCGCCGCCCCAAAGTTGTGCATCAGGCCAAAGAGCTGCGGCCGCTGATTGAAAGCGTGGTCGACGTCGTCGCCGAGGAGTTTGACTACTCCGAGAACCCGGGCCAGATGGGAGCCGATTTTGCGATCGTGCTTGGCGGCGACGGATCCATTTTGCGAGCCGCGACGCGGATGGAGAACGATCAGATTCCGGTTCTTGGTGTGAATCTGGGCAAGCTCGGCTTTCTTGCTGACGTCAATCCGCGAGACATCGTTGCGGCTTTGCAATCGATCGACTGCGGGAAATTCCAGCTGGTTGATCATCTAATGTTGCAGATCGAAGTCCTTCGGGGCGACGAAACGATCGCATCGAAAACGGGGCTGAATGAAGTCGCGATTCTCGGCGGCCCGCCATTCGATATCCAGCAATTGGACCTTGCCGTCGACGGCATACCGGCGACTTCCTACAGCTGCGACGGGCTGATTATCAGCACACCGGTGGGTTCAACCGCCCACAATCTTTCGGCTGGCGGCCCGATTTTGCGCAAAGATTTGCAGGCTTTCGTCATTTCTCCGATCAGCCCGCACACGCTGACGGTTCGTCCGGTCGTCGACTCCGCCGATCGAGTTTACGAGCTTGTGGCGGCGAATCCGAACGAGTCGGCGTGTGTCGTTTTGGATGGTCAGATCGTTTCAAAACTGCAAGCAGGTGATCGAGTCCGTGTTTCGCGGGCCAAATCGATCTTTCAATTAATCGAAGTCAGCGGCAATAATTACTACCGCACGCTCCGCGAGAAACTTGGCTGGGGTGGCGAGATTAAAAAGTAA
- a CDS encoding DUF2062 domain-containing protein, with amino-acid sequence MITGRIRHFFVYEVLHANDPPHRLALGLATGTFAMFSPLFGLQMVINVVLAWVLRANKLVGIPIVWITNPVTIVPVFFPCYVLGCWITGAPIMKGKFASIHQSWKTLADDSSARIGDYFQFVWQQFSEIAVPLCIGCTTVGITLAIVVYYISFALIRKYRASHAS; translated from the coding sequence ATGATCACAGGTCGCATCAGACATTTCTTTGTGTATGAGGTGTTGCATGCCAACGATCCACCGCATCGACTTGCGCTCGGCCTGGCGACTGGCACTTTTGCCATGTTCAGTCCGTTGTTTGGCCTGCAGATGGTGATCAATGTTGTCCTGGCGTGGGTGCTGCGAGCCAACAAACTGGTGGGCATTCCCATTGTCTGGATTACCAATCCGGTGACCATCGTCCCTGTCTTTTTCCCCTGCTACGTTTTGGGGTGCTGGATCACCGGCGCGCCAATTATGAAAGGTAAGTTTGCCAGTATCCATCAATCGTGGAAGACCCTGGCGGACGACTCCTCCGCCAGAATCGGTGATTACTTTCAGTTCGTATGGCAACAGTTCTCGGAAATCGCAGTTCCGCTGTGTATCGGTTGCACGACTGTCGGCATCACGCTGGCGATCGTCGTCTATTACATTTCGTTTGCCCTGATCCGCAAGTATCGTGCGAGTCATGCGTCATGA
- the tgt gene encoding tRNA guanosine(34) transglycosylase Tgt, with translation MFRYELLHVDQNCGARLGRLHTPRGVIELPTFMPVGTCGTVKGMTTDMVEATGSQILLGNTYHLHLRPGESVVKELGGLHKFMGWDKPILTDSGGFQVFSLAQRTVVDEQGATFRSHIDGSKITITPEISVQIQQDLGSDIAMVFDHVIELPSSREKVKDAMDRSIRWAERCRDAHTLESQVQFGILQGGLDESLRIECAKELRQLDFPGYAIGGLSVGEPPPEMYRIIEATTPHMPEDRPRYLMGVGRPEDLLQAVLRGVDMFDCVMPTRNGRNAMAFTDDGFLKMKNAIHERDPRPIQAGMHTPHAELSRGYIRHLFMAKEMLAGMLVSMHNIGYYQRLMTQAREAIAADRFLDFFEERMAGWAGGKSSD, from the coding sequence ATGTTCCGATACGAACTTCTTCACGTCGACCAAAACTGTGGCGCTCGGTTGGGGCGACTGCATACGCCGCGTGGAGTCATTGAACTTCCGACCTTCATGCCCGTCGGGACCTGCGGCACAGTCAAAGGCATGACGACGGACATGGTCGAAGCCACTGGCTCCCAAATTTTGCTGGGCAACACCTACCACCTGCATCTTCGGCCCGGCGAAAGCGTCGTCAAAGAACTCGGTGGCTTGCACAAGTTCATGGGCTGGGACAAACCGATTCTGACCGACAGCGGAGGCTTTCAGGTATTCTCGCTGGCTCAGCGAACGGTCGTCGACGAGCAGGGAGCCACTTTTCGCTCTCATATCGACGGAAGCAAAATCACCATCACGCCCGAAATCAGCGTTCAGATTCAACAGGATCTTGGCAGCGACATCGCCATGGTTTTCGACCACGTCATCGAGCTTCCAAGTTCGCGCGAAAAAGTCAAAGACGCGATGGATCGATCGATCCGTTGGGCAGAGCGATGTCGGGACGCCCACACGCTGGAGTCTCAGGTCCAGTTCGGAATTCTGCAGGGAGGTCTCGACGAGAGCCTGCGGATCGAATGCGCCAAGGAATTGCGACAGTTGGACTTTCCGGGATACGCGATTGGCGGTTTAAGTGTTGGCGAACCTCCGCCGGAAATGTATCGCATCATCGAAGCAACGACGCCTCATATGCCCGAAGATCGCCCGCGATACTTGATGGGCGTGGGGAGGCCGGAAGATTTGCTCCAGGCTGTATTGCGTGGGGTCGACATGTTTGACTGCGTGATGCCGACTCGCAATGGCCGAAACGCGATGGCCTTCACCGACGATGGGTTTCTGAAAATGAAAAACGCGATCCACGAGCGAGATCCGAGACCAATTCAGGCTGGGATGCACACGCCGCACGCGGAACTATCTCGTGGCTATATTCGCCATTTGTTCATGGCCAAAGAAATGCTGGCCGGAATGCTGGTCTCGATGCATAACATCGGCTACTACCAGAGACTGATGACTCAGGCCCGCGAAGCGATCGCCGCGGACCGTTTTCTCGACTTTTTTGAAGAGAGAATGGCTGGATGGGCTGGCGGCAAGTCCAGCGATTGA
- a CDS encoding glycosyltransferase has translation MHQLLDHRETAINHPHLSGSATRSRVVCFSDTFGVESNNGVGRFLQDLRTGSQSNDLPIEFVVPGKHENIEDVRFVRAPSFTVPGYPDLRISMPLEHQRKQIAYLLKKKQPDVIHVSTPGPFGFFGVSLANDLRLPLVGIYHTDFPDYAHSIVNSQLEHYAVNPGSLLENPIVKAVAPVVTDKATPLFMKLMTGNPQFMQDVAACTDIGKRNFEILAGDVDWKQRVCDLSSLITAKVLHQFYSRFTLVVARSPAQVQRIQETLNLSPNRVRCLTPGIDTNKFHPNHSDQNIWQQFSDVDSKSFKVLYVGRITSEKNFNFLLETWQALQERVSDDDRKIELIVVGRGDEKLKTKAAQLPNVRLVGALGGKELSAVYASSDILAFPSTTETLGQVGLEAGASGLPVIVADQGGPGMYVLPSTGCVLPTNDPLRWATKILEFARDENRQQQFSNAARRHISENHSLEASLESYWNIHHEAIVVEQDRRKNLREKNRRAIAYSKSAEPSGQKGVMVITDYHAGKRFGNKVTQKQKRNAIKSMLLMAVENDLDVIFGGDFGDHGSRPERLEADFAMLREVQKEVGLDHSPQLIRGNHDCGYTDQELSKLTGGCRVHESLLFFHEASRVAITHGHILGLHRVIELAGQQGIGYEKLEHAFREDSLDEDLKPSVIAYDLANLVESLTQKKGLSGLGNFWEASFGFRSAVAAHFLKLEKQSSRIDMRTWKLIASLVGTHNDIETAAKIGEACGSWATVFGHSHEPLTRAVKMGESGHKHLVGNAGNIHRKSPTCIVAKFPVVQVYRFSHTAQQLSVRYAHSLRNENLKRHQAKFKNAFPQPVSFSETN, from the coding sequence GTGCACCAACTTCTCGATCACAGGGAGACGGCCATTAACCATCCTCACCTTTCCGGCTCTGCAACGCGAAGCCGTGTCGTTTGCTTCTCTGACACCTTCGGTGTCGAATCCAACAACGGAGTTGGGCGATTCTTGCAAGACTTAAGAACAGGCTCGCAGTCCAATGACTTGCCCATTGAGTTCGTGGTTCCTGGCAAGCATGAAAACATTGAGGATGTTCGTTTCGTTCGGGCGCCTTCGTTCACCGTTCCGGGCTATCCCGACCTGAGAATCTCAATGCCGCTGGAGCACCAGCGGAAACAGATCGCGTACCTATTGAAGAAAAAGCAGCCGGACGTGATTCACGTATCCACGCCCGGACCGTTCGGATTCTTTGGTGTTTCGCTCGCCAATGATTTGCGGCTACCCCTGGTCGGCATCTATCACACGGATTTCCCGGACTACGCTCATTCAATTGTAAATTCTCAGCTCGAACACTACGCAGTGAACCCGGGATCGCTGTTGGAAAATCCGATCGTGAAAGCAGTTGCGCCCGTTGTAACCGACAAGGCCACGCCACTGTTCATGAAACTGATGACGGGGAACCCGCAATTCATGCAAGACGTGGCAGCGTGCACCGACATTGGAAAGAGAAACTTCGAAATACTCGCTGGAGACGTGGACTGGAAACAACGTGTTTGCGATCTATCTTCCTTGATCACCGCCAAAGTCCTCCACCAGTTTTACTCCCGATTCACTCTGGTGGTCGCACGCTCTCCGGCACAAGTTCAACGCATCCAGGAAACATTGAATCTTTCACCAAATCGAGTTCGCTGCTTGACGCCTGGAATCGACACTAACAAGTTCCACCCCAACCATTCCGATCAGAACATCTGGCAACAGTTCAGCGACGTCGATTCAAAATCCTTCAAGGTTCTGTACGTTGGACGGATCACTTCAGAAAAGAATTTCAATTTCCTTCTGGAAACATGGCAGGCGCTGCAGGAGAGAGTCTCCGATGACGATCGAAAAATCGAACTAATCGTTGTCGGGAGAGGCGATGAAAAACTGAAAACGAAAGCCGCACAGCTCCCCAACGTTCGACTGGTCGGAGCACTCGGCGGCAAGGAACTGTCGGCTGTCTACGCGTCATCCGATATTCTCGCATTCCCATCGACGACGGAAACCCTCGGCCAGGTCGGACTGGAGGCGGGTGCGTCCGGTTTGCCCGTTATCGTGGCTGATCAAGGTGGCCCAGGAATGTACGTCCTGCCTTCAACCGGCTGCGTGTTGCCAACCAACGATCCTTTGCGGTGGGCAACAAAGATTCTCGAGTTTGCGCGTGATGAGAATCGCCAGCAACAGTTTTCCAATGCCGCACGTCGACATATCTCCGAGAATCACTCACTTGAGGCGTCGCTGGAGAGTTACTGGAATATTCACCACGAAGCGATCGTCGTGGAACAGGATCGTCGGAAGAACCTTCGCGAAAAAAATCGTCGCGCGATCGCGTATTCCAAATCCGCCGAGCCATCCGGGCAAAAGGGCGTGATGGTGATCACGGATTACCACGCCGGCAAACGGTTTGGTAACAAGGTGACCCAAAAACAGAAGCGTAACGCAATCAAATCGATGCTGTTGATGGCTGTTGAAAATGACCTGGACGTCATTTTCGGAGGAGATTTTGGCGACCACGGCTCACGGCCCGAAAGGCTCGAAGCCGATTTCGCGATGCTCCGCGAGGTTCAAAAAGAAGTCGGTTTGGATCACTCGCCGCAGCTCATTCGGGGTAATCATGACTGCGGATATACCGACCAGGAGCTGTCAAAGCTAACCGGTGGCTGCCGAGTTCACGAGAGCCTACTGTTTTTCCACGAAGCGTCTCGTGTCGCGATCACTCACGGGCATATTCTTGGGCTACATCGGGTAATCGAACTCGCAGGGCAGCAGGGCATCGGCTACGAAAAACTGGAACATGCGTTTCGTGAGGACTCGCTGGATGAGGATCTGAAGCCATCCGTGATTGCCTATGATCTTGCAAACCTGGTTGAGTCTTTGACACAAAAGAAAGGCTTGTCCGGCCTGGGAAATTTCTGGGAGGCAAGCTTTGGATTTCGGTCAGCTGTCGCGGCGCATTTCCTGAAGCTGGAAAAGCAATCCAGTCGAATTGACATGCGAACGTGGAAACTCATTGCCAGCCTGGTCGGCACCCACAACGATATTGAAACCGCAGCTAAAATCGGAGAAGCCTGCGGCAGTTGGGCCACGGTTTTTGGTCACTCGCACGAGCCGTTGACTCGGGCAGTCAAAATGGGAGAGTCGGGGCACAAACACCTGGTTGGAAACGCTGGAAACATCCACCGGAAGTCGCCGACATGTATCGTCGCGAAGTTTCCCGTCGTCCAGGTTTACCGATTCAGTCACACTGCGCAACAACTTTCCGTCCGCTATGCTCACTCGTTGCGAAACGAAAACCTGAAACGCCATCAAGCCAAGTTCAAGAATGCGTTTCCTCAACCTGTCAGTTTCAGCGAGACAAATTAA
- a CDS encoding preprotein translocase subunit YajC yields the protein MYYLYSILCLLLVQTKATSAGNAAASAADSATGTTGAAGGAQTPPSFFDSMIYFLPAMLAMMLVYMLFMKPPAKGGRAGDLPELKKNDRVVTAGGIVGTVIKNDPDSDTTTLRVDDSGNTKMQFLTSSIVKVLSDEKDKEKASSDKK from the coding sequence ATGTATTACCTGTACTCAATTCTGTGTCTGTTGCTGGTGCAAACCAAAGCAACATCAGCCGGTAACGCAGCTGCTTCAGCTGCTGATTCCGCGACGGGCACGACGGGAGCAGCCGGAGGCGCGCAAACGCCACCGTCTTTTTTCGATTCGATGATTTACTTTCTGCCCGCCATGCTGGCCATGATGTTGGTCTACATGTTGTTCATGAAGCCGCCTGCAAAAGGTGGACGAGCTGGTGATTTGCCAGAGCTGAAGAAAAACGATCGAGTCGTGACGGCGGGAGGCATCGTTGGGACGGTCATCAAAAATGATCCGGATTCCGATACGACGACCCTTCGCGTTGACGATTCGGGGAACACCAAGATGCAGTTCCTGACGTCTTCGATCGTTAAAGTCCTCTCGGATGAGAAGGACAAAGAAAAGGCGTCTTCGGACAAAAAATAG
- a CDS encoding histidine phosphatase family protein has product MIEHRHNRFFALRHGVSEANELGLIISDPKTGCSNYGLSSVGRAKLERCLEGYLEQIGPTCRIVSSDFLRTRHTAELLAERMVAEVEFSVRLRERYFGDFESTSNLNYQTVWQQDAADPEHSQWNVESVSSVADRVLAELQDLNESAKETTFVIVSHGDSLQILETALKQLPLSTHRERDPLQPGELRELSPN; this is encoded by the coding sequence ATGATTGAGCATCGCCATAATCGATTCTTTGCATTGCGCCATGGAGTGAGCGAGGCCAATGAACTGGGATTGATTATTAGCGACCCGAAAACGGGTTGTTCCAACTATGGATTGAGTTCAGTTGGTAGAGCAAAGTTGGAACGATGCCTTGAGGGCTACCTTGAGCAAATTGGCCCCACTTGCCGAATCGTCAGTTCTGACTTTCTTCGAACACGTCACACTGCAGAGTTGTTGGCCGAGCGAATGGTTGCTGAGGTTGAGTTTTCTGTTCGGTTGCGAGAGCGATACTTTGGCGATTTCGAGTCAACATCCAATTTGAACTATCAAACTGTTTGGCAGCAGGACGCCGCTGATCCTGAGCATTCGCAGTGGAATGTCGAAAGCGTCTCCAGTGTTGCCGATCGAGTTCTGGCCGAACTTCAAGATTTGAACGAATCCGCCAAGGAGACGACATTCGTGATCGTGTCTCACGGGGATTCCTTGCAAATTCTAGAAACGGCTTTGAAGCAGTTGCCGCTTTCAACTCACCGCGAACGAGATCCGCTTCAACCTGGTGAGCTTCGTGAATTGTCGCCCAATTAA